CATCTTTGGGTCGAGGTCGGCGATCATATCGCGCGTGGCATCCTGTGCTTCATTGTGTCCCTGCCGGATCAGTCGAAGTGTGGCTACCCGGTAGGTTTTGCTTTCATGCTGAAACTCGTGGATACCATACACCCGCTCGCCCTCAGAGAAGCGTTGCGGCGGAAATCGGCGCAGCACGGCGTCGTATTCGTCTTCTCGTATGCTGATGATGCCGAAGTCCACCTGACCTTTGAGAGTAGTGGCAGCTCCTAGTTCCTGAGATGTTCTCTTACTTACTGGCTTGTTTGGTATTTCTGACGTTACCGTGGGTACGGCTGTGGCCTGTTCGGCAGGCAATTTGATGCCGCTATCGTTTCGCGATCGCACCAGCGACTGGATCAGCCGATCGATCTGGAAGGCCTGCTCGCTCGGGTCGGTCAGGTCGATCGCCTCGAGGTAGGCGATCCGCGCGGGCAGGCGCGCGGGCTTGAGGATCAGCGGCAGCAGCTTGTGCTCAACGCTGCTCGGGTCGGTCGATTGAGCCAGCAGGCCCTGGAAACTGTTCCAGTCGCTGGCGAGCCAGTCGGGCGTGAGCACGATCAGCGTGTGGCGGCTGCGCTCGACCGCGTTCTCGATATTGATGATCTTGGGCGCGCCGATCGCAAAGTCGCGGAAGTCGACGATATAGCGCAGCCCGGCGCGATCGAGCCGTGGCAGCAGCTCGCCGCGCACCCAGGCTTTGTCGGCCGGGTGATAGCTGACGAACACATCGGCGCTGGCAGATTGGTCGGCGCTCACCTGCGCGGCGGGCAGCGGGTCGGGGCGCGTGGGCAGCTGGGGCGCCGGTAGCTCGGCCACATTCCGATCCTCGTCCTCGGGTGCATCATCGACGGCGATGCTATTCTGGCGCAGGTAGGCCTTGATCTTGGCGATCTGGGCGCGCGCCTCGTCGATCTCGAGCTGCATATACGCCGGGGCCATGTTACCCATGCGGGCCTGCTGATTGATCGTTATGACTAGACGCTTGCGATAGGTATCCAGCAGGGTCAGCTGGCCCTTGATCGTCTCCTGGCTGGGCATATGTTCACCATTCTATATCGCCGACGAATGTGTTCATTATTATAACGTAGCAGCAGCTGTTTTTGGTTGATCGTTGCCTGCGGCTGCCACGACTTACCTCGCCGATGGGGTGCCTGCCTGCGGCAGCAAGGTACTTTTCTGTTATGGTTCACAGTTTTCCACGCTGCGCGCGGAAAACTGTGAACACTGGTGCCCGAGTTGCGCCCTGGCGCTGCGCTCCAGCTGCTGCGCGCTGGGTGCAGAGTGCGGAGTGCCGCCTGCAACCGGCCAACGGGTTCGCAGGTTCTCAACGAGTTAGAAGGTTAGAAGGTTAGAAGGTTAGAAGGTTAGAAGGTTAGAAGGTTAGAAGGTTAGAAGGTTATCAACCTGCAACCGGCCAACCGGCAACCGGCCAACCGGCAACCGGCAACCGGCCAACCGGCAACCGGCCAACTTGCAACCTGCAACCGGCCAACTTGCAACCTGCAACCGGCAACCGGCAACCTGCAACCGGCAACCGGCAACCTGCAACCGGCCAACCTGCGACCGGCCAACCTGCAACCGGCCAACCTGCAACCTGCAACCTGCAACCTGCAACCGGCAACCTGCAACCGGCCAACCTGCAACCTGCAACCGGCCAACCTGCAACCTGCCCACTGCCGCCTGCCCGCTGCCGTCTGCCGAACTATTCACCCCGCCGTAGGCCGGCCGTCGCGCCAGAGGCCGTAGCTGGTAATGCCATACTGGCGCGGCAGGCCCAGGTCGGCGGGCGTTGGCTCGGTGATGATCAGCGCCACGCTCAGGCCGCGCCGCAGCAGCGGCAGCAGCCGCGCCACCAGCTCGGGGCCGCGCTGGCCGGTGATTACCACCACGGTGCTGCCCCAGCCCAGGTGCGCAGCCGCAGTGCTCAGAAGCTCGAGCAGGTCGCCGTGTGGCGCGGCCTCGAGCCGGCCCAGCGCACCCATGATCGCCATCAGGTGGGCGCGGCCGTGGCCGACCGGCAGGCTGGGTGTGGCCGCATGTGTGGCCGCGTCGTAGCCGCTGGTACACAGGCCGACGGGCTGGCGCCGCTCGACCAGGTGTGCGACGATCGAGGCTGCCGTGACGAGCGCGCGCTCCATGGTGTCGAAGGCGAACCGCCCGGCAT
The sequence above is drawn from the Candidatus Kouleothrix ribensis genome and encodes:
- a CDS encoding TIR domain-containing protein → MQLEIDEARAQIAKIKAYLRQNSIAVDDAPEDEDRNVAELPAPQLPTRPDPLPAAQVSADQSASADVFVSYHPADKAWVRGELLPRLDRAGLRYIVDFRDFAIGAPKIINIENAVERSRHTLIVLTPDWLASDWNSFQGLLAQSTDPSSVEHKLLPLILKPARLPARIAYLEAIDLTDPSEQAFQIDRLIQSLVRSRNDSGIKLPAEQATAVPTVTSEIPNKPVSKRTSQELGAATTLKGQVDFGIISIREDEYDAVLRRFPPQRFSEGERVYGIHEFQHESKTYRVATLRLIRQGHNEAQDATRDMIADLDPKMFVLVGIAGGVPAQEFTLGDVVVATSLTDFSVQAAIEGGNTQYGAVGAGMHRQLQTYLAQLPALTGILRGWNTKQKIGFPRPPVDIEDKNFYGDEGWQNRVRKSLQHHFGATSKARNPTVVTGSIATGNQLVKDTQLLADWQQFARQTQAVEMELGGVYQAARRNNREYPILAVRGISDIVGFRRDDSWTAYACHSAAAFTQALLRSGVLDRIIGR